In Temnothorax longispinosus isolate EJ_2023e chromosome 2, Tlon_JGU_v1, whole genome shotgun sequence, one DNA window encodes the following:
- the LOC139808576 gene encoding odorant receptor Or2-like isoform X1, translating to MLVHVLREYNVNKILLSRLGLWPFQSRLVRNSLPMFCLIFEISYYPFEILMLYDHRDDAQMVFEGCYQFVISTAFIVRLWNEIWNRDKFRRLYEAMNDHWDIFTNELEIRVLKNYSVISRKFTIFYSTMMYLLSSMFVIIPLTPTFLDIVLPLNESRPRILAIDVEFRVDTDEYFVPIFCYTTAIILVGISIMVGADTMHFTCTTHACSLFSIIGEQIEQITSTQHTRKCECGSKEHDWSKEQVIYQKYVTCLKKYQLALKFVDILNSTHQTVAVFFLLLIGATLSLIGVRIVYVLDQLEEMARFTFIIMGALLQLMIMCYSGQKLMDESQNVFHRAYAAEWYLFSPRLKSLLIITLYRSFVPCSLTAGKLFPLSMSTYAAVVRAGMSYFTAFLSFKD from the exons ATGTTGGTGCATGTTCTACGAGAATACaatgtcaataaaatattattgtcacGCTTAGGTCTTTGGCCGTTCCAAAGTAGGCTCGTGAGAAATTCGTTACCGATGTTTTGtcttatatttgaaataagtTATTATCCATTCGAG ATTTTAATGTTGTACGATCATCGAGACGATGCGCAAATGGTTTTTGAAGGTTGCTATCAATTTGTCATATCAACCGCCTTTATAGTAAGGCTGTGGAATGAGATTTGGAATCGCGACAAG TTCCGTCGTTTATACGAAGCCATGAACGATCATTGGGATATATTCACGAATGAATTAGAAATTcgtgttttgaaaaattattccgTCATATCGCGGaaatttacgatattttacTCGA CTATGATGTACCTTTTAAGTTCAATGTTCGTAATAATCCCGTTGACACCGACGTTCCTAGATATCGTGTTGCCTCTCAACGAGTCGCGTCCACGAATCTTAGCGATCGACGTTGAATTTAGAGTAGATACGGACGAGTACTTTGTGCcgattttttgttacactaCTGCTATAATTTTGGTGGGTATAAGCATAATGGTGGGTGCCGATACAATGCATTTCACGTGTACCACTCATGCATGTAGTTTATTCTCAATTATCGG TGAGCAAATTGAACAGATTACGTCGACGCAACACACGCGAAAATGCGAATGTGGCTCGAAAGAGCATGACTGGTCGAAAGAGCAGGTGATATATCAGAAATATGTTacgtgtttaaaaaaatatcaactcGCATTAAA GTTTGTCGATATATTGAATTCGACGCATCAAACGGTTGCAGTATTCTTCTTGCTGTTGATTGGTGCAACTTTAAGTCTGATTGGAGTTCGA ATTGTCTATGTATTAGACCAGCTCGAAGAAATGGCCAGATTTACGTTTATAATTATGGGAGCGTTATTACAACTGATGATCATGTGTTATTCCGGTCAGAAATTAATGGACGAAAGCCAGAATGTATTCCATCGAgc atacgCAGCGGAATGGTATTTATTCTCACCGAGATTAAAATCGCTGCTGATTATAACTCTTTACAGAAGTTTTGTACCGTGCAGTTTGACTGCAGGTAAATTATTTCCGTTATCAATGTCGACTTATGCCGCG GTGGTACGAGCGGGCATGTCTTATTTCACAGCATTTCTGTcgtttaaagattaa
- the LOC139808576 gene encoding uncharacterized protein isoform X3, translating into MLVHVLREYNVNKILLSRLGLWPFQSRLVRNSLPMFCLIFEISYYPFEILMLYDHRDDAQMVFEGCYQFVISTAFIVRLWNEIWNRDKFRRLYEAMNDHWDIFTNELEIRVLKNYSVISRKFTIFYSTMMYLLSSMFVIIPLTPTFLDIVLPLNESRPRILAIDVEFRVDTDEYFVPIFCYTTAIILVGISIMVGADTMHFTCTTHACSLFSIIGEQIEQITSTQHTRKCECGSKEHDWSKEQVCRYIEFDASNGCSILLAVDWCNFKSDWSSNCLCIRPARRNGQIYVYNYGSVITTDDHVLFRSEINGRKPECIPSSVIIIQHS; encoded by the exons ATGTTGGTGCATGTTCTACGAGAATACaatgtcaataaaatattattgtcacGCTTAGGTCTTTGGCCGTTCCAAAGTAGGCTCGTGAGAAATTCGTTACCGATGTTTTGtcttatatttgaaataagtTATTATCCATTCGAG ATTTTAATGTTGTACGATCATCGAGACGATGCGCAAATGGTTTTTGAAGGTTGCTATCAATTTGTCATATCAACCGCCTTTATAGTAAGGCTGTGGAATGAGATTTGGAATCGCGACAAG TTCCGTCGTTTATACGAAGCCATGAACGATCATTGGGATATATTCACGAATGAATTAGAAATTcgtgttttgaaaaattattccgTCATATCGCGGaaatttacgatattttacTCGA CTATGATGTACCTTTTAAGTTCAATGTTCGTAATAATCCCGTTGACACCGACGTTCCTAGATATCGTGTTGCCTCTCAACGAGTCGCGTCCACGAATCTTAGCGATCGACGTTGAATTTAGAGTAGATACGGACGAGTACTTTGTGCcgattttttgttacactaCTGCTATAATTTTGGTGGGTATAAGCATAATGGTGGGTGCCGATACAATGCATTTCACGTGTACCACTCATGCATGTAGTTTATTCTCAATTATCGG TGAGCAAATTGAACAGATTACGTCGACGCAACACACGCGAAAATGCGAATGTGGCTCGAAAGAGCATGACTGGTCGAAAGAGCAG GTTTGTCGATATATTGAATTCGACGCATCAAACGGTTGCAGTATTCTTCTTGCTGTTGATTGGTGCAACTTTAAGTCTGATTGGAGTTCGA ATTGTCTATGTATTAGACCAGCTCGAAGAAATGGCCAGATTTACGTTTATAATTATGGGAGCGTTATTACAACTGATGATCATGTGTTATTCCGGTCAGAAATTAATGGACGAAAGCCAGAATGTATTCCATCGAgcgtaataattattcaacattcttaa
- the LOC139808576 gene encoding uncharacterized protein isoform X2 translates to MLVHVLREYNVNKILLSRLGLWPFQSRLVRNSLPMFCLIFEISYYPFEILMLYDHRDDAQMVFEGCYQFVISTAFIVRLWNEIWNRDKFRRLYEAMNDHWDIFTNELEIRVLKNYSVISRKFTIFYSTMMYLLSSMFVIIPLTPTFLDIVLPLNESRPRILAIDVEFRVDTDEYFVPIFCYTTAIILVGISIMVGADTMHFTCTTHACSLFSIIGEQIEQITSTQHTRKCECGSKEHDWSKEQVCRYIEFDASNGCSILLAVDWCNFKSDWSSNCLCIRPARRNGQIYVYNYGSVITTDDHVLFRSEINGRKPECIPSSIRSGMVFILTEIKIAADYNSLQKFCTVQFDCR, encoded by the exons ATGTTGGTGCATGTTCTACGAGAATACaatgtcaataaaatattattgtcacGCTTAGGTCTTTGGCCGTTCCAAAGTAGGCTCGTGAGAAATTCGTTACCGATGTTTTGtcttatatttgaaataagtTATTATCCATTCGAG ATTTTAATGTTGTACGATCATCGAGACGATGCGCAAATGGTTTTTGAAGGTTGCTATCAATTTGTCATATCAACCGCCTTTATAGTAAGGCTGTGGAATGAGATTTGGAATCGCGACAAG TTCCGTCGTTTATACGAAGCCATGAACGATCATTGGGATATATTCACGAATGAATTAGAAATTcgtgttttgaaaaattattccgTCATATCGCGGaaatttacgatattttacTCGA CTATGATGTACCTTTTAAGTTCAATGTTCGTAATAATCCCGTTGACACCGACGTTCCTAGATATCGTGTTGCCTCTCAACGAGTCGCGTCCACGAATCTTAGCGATCGACGTTGAATTTAGAGTAGATACGGACGAGTACTTTGTGCcgattttttgttacactaCTGCTATAATTTTGGTGGGTATAAGCATAATGGTGGGTGCCGATACAATGCATTTCACGTGTACCACTCATGCATGTAGTTTATTCTCAATTATCGG TGAGCAAATTGAACAGATTACGTCGACGCAACACACGCGAAAATGCGAATGTGGCTCGAAAGAGCATGACTGGTCGAAAGAGCAG GTTTGTCGATATATTGAATTCGACGCATCAAACGGTTGCAGTATTCTTCTTGCTGTTGATTGGTGCAACTTTAAGTCTGATTGGAGTTCGA ATTGTCTATGTATTAGACCAGCTCGAAGAAATGGCCAGATTTACGTTTATAATTATGGGAGCGTTATTACAACTGATGATCATGTGTTATTCCGGTCAGAAATTAATGGACGAAAGCCAGAATGTATTCCATCGAgc atacgCAGCGGAATGGTATTTATTCTCACCGAGATTAAAATCGCTGCTGATTATAACTCTTTACAGAAGTTTTGTACCGTGCAGTTTGACTGCAGGTAA
- the LOC139808574 gene encoding odorant receptor 9a-like isoform X1 produces MPRSLISVAALKQAEAKVMLVNILREYNVNRIFMSCLGLWPFQPKLTKRLLSMSCFILEISYLPFEILTLYIHRHSGQMIFECLYQMVITAAFLVKLLNQLWNRDKFRRLYEIMEDHWNVFTSDLEVRILKSYSHISQIFTMSYSILIYFMMSMFITIPSLGPILLDIVLPLNKSRPRHIAIYSEYGIDQDKYFVPIFLYTSVMITVGMTIMVAVDTMHIVCTAHACSLFQLIGQQIENVISNVHNGDKINEVEHCTNVEYKVFSEEMIYREYIVCLKKHQLALEYIDLLNDTYKIVGISFSLLVAAVFSLLGVRIVYVLDQLEEIIRFLFIIAGALLQLIIVCYSGQKVMDESQNIFHRAYAAEWYKFSPRLKSLLIITLYRSVVPCKLTAGNLFPLSMAVFAAVIRTAISYFTALLSIQN; encoded by the exons ATGCCGCGCTCCCTCATTTCCGTCGCAGCTCTCAAACAAGCAGAAGCTAAAGTCATGCTGGTGAATATACTTCGAGAGTACAATGTcaatagaatatttatgtCGTGCTTGGGTCTTTGGCCGTTCCAACCTAAGCTCACGAAACGTTTGTTATCAATGTCCTGCTTCATACTTGAAATAAGTTACTTGCCATTCGAG ATATTgacattatacatacatagacACAGCGGGCAAATGATCTTTGAATGTCTGTATCAAATGGTCATAACGGCGGCTTTCCTTGTAAAGTTGTTAAATCAGCTTTGGAACCGCGACAAG TTTCGCCGTTTATACGAAATCATGGAAGATCATTGGAATGTATTTACGAGCGATTTGGAAGttcgaattttaaaaagttactcTCATATATCGCAGATATTTACAATGTCTTACTCGA TACTAATATACTTCATGATGTCGATGTTTATAACGATACCCTCATTAGGGCCGATACTTCTCGATATCGTACTACCTCTTAATAAATCACGTCCGCGGCACATTGCGATATATAGCGAATACGGAATAGATCAAGATAAGTATTTTGTACCGATCTTTTTGTACACTTCTGTTATGATCACGGTGGGTATGACCATTATGGTGGCCGTTGATACCATGCACATAGTGTGTACCGCGCACGCATGCAGCTTATTCCAACTTATTGG TCAACAAATCGAGAATGTGATATCGAATGTGCATAATGGCGATAAAATCAACGAAGTCGAACATTGTACGAATGTGGAGTATAAAGTGTTCAGCGAGGAAATGATATATCGGGAATACATCGTATGCTTAAAAAAACATCAACTTGCTTTGGA ATATATCGATCTATTAAACGACACGTACAAAATTGTCGGAATTAGCTTCTCATTACTAGTCGCTGCAGTTTTCAGTCTACTTGGAGTTCGA atcGTCTATGTGTTAGACCAACTAGaagaaattattagatttttgtttataatcgCGGGAGCGTTGCTGCAATTGATTATCGTGTGTTATTCCGGCCAGAAAGTAATGGACGAAAGTCAAAATATATTCCATCGAGc ATATGCAGCGGAATGGTACAAATTCTCACCAagattaaaatcattattaatcaTAACTCTCTACAGAAGTGTTGTGCCGTGCAAATTGACAGCAGGTAATCTGTTTCCTTTGTCAATGGCGGTTTTCGCCGCG GTGATACGGACGGCTATATCTTATTTCACGGCACTCTTATCGATACAAAATTGA
- the LOC139808574 gene encoding uncharacterized protein isoform X2: MPRSLISVAALKQAEAKVMLVNILREYNVNRIFMSCLGLWPFQPKLTKRLLSMSCFILEISYLPFEILTLYIHRHSGQMIFECLYQMVITAAFLVKLLNQLWNRDKFRRLYEIMEDHWNVFTSDLEVRILKSYSHISQIFTMSYSILIYFMMSMFITIPSLGPILLDIVLPLNKSRPRHIAIYSEYGIDQDKYFVPIFLYTSVMITVGMTIMVAVDTMHIVCTAHACSLFQLIGQQIENVISNVHNGDKINEVEHCTNVEYKVFSEEMIYREYIVCLKKHQLALEYIDLLNDTYKIVGISFSLLVAAVFSLLGVRICSGMVQILTKIKIIINHNSLQKCCAVQIDSR; encoded by the exons ATGCCGCGCTCCCTCATTTCCGTCGCAGCTCTCAAACAAGCAGAAGCTAAAGTCATGCTGGTGAATATACTTCGAGAGTACAATGTcaatagaatatttatgtCGTGCTTGGGTCTTTGGCCGTTCCAACCTAAGCTCACGAAACGTTTGTTATCAATGTCCTGCTTCATACTTGAAATAAGTTACTTGCCATTCGAG ATATTgacattatacatacatagacACAGCGGGCAAATGATCTTTGAATGTCTGTATCAAATGGTCATAACGGCGGCTTTCCTTGTAAAGTTGTTAAATCAGCTTTGGAACCGCGACAAG TTTCGCCGTTTATACGAAATCATGGAAGATCATTGGAATGTATTTACGAGCGATTTGGAAGttcgaattttaaaaagttactcTCATATATCGCAGATATTTACAATGTCTTACTCGA TACTAATATACTTCATGATGTCGATGTTTATAACGATACCCTCATTAGGGCCGATACTTCTCGATATCGTACTACCTCTTAATAAATCACGTCCGCGGCACATTGCGATATATAGCGAATACGGAATAGATCAAGATAAGTATTTTGTACCGATCTTTTTGTACACTTCTGTTATGATCACGGTGGGTATGACCATTATGGTGGCCGTTGATACCATGCACATAGTGTGTACCGCGCACGCATGCAGCTTATTCCAACTTATTGG TCAACAAATCGAGAATGTGATATCGAATGTGCATAATGGCGATAAAATCAACGAAGTCGAACATTGTACGAATGTGGAGTATAAAGTGTTCAGCGAGGAAATGATATATCGGGAATACATCGTATGCTTAAAAAAACATCAACTTGCTTTGGA ATATATCGATCTATTAAACGACACGTACAAAATTGTCGGAATTAGCTTCTCATTACTAGTCGCTGCAGTTTTCAGTCTACTTGGAGTTCGA ATATGCAGCGGAATGGTACAAATTCTCACCAagattaaaatcattattaatcaTAACTCTCTACAGAAGTGTTGTGCCGTGCAAATTGACAGCAGGTAA
- the LOC139808574 gene encoding odorant receptor 9a-like isoform X3, translating to MIFECLYQMVITAAFLVKLLNQLWNRDKFRRLYEIMEDHWNVFTSDLEVRILKSYSHISQIFTMSYSILIYFMMSMFITIPSLGPILLDIVLPLNKSRPRHIAIYSEYGIDQDKYFVPIFLYTSVMITVGMTIMVAVDTMHIVCTAHACSLFQLIGQQIENVISNVHNGDKINEVEHCTNVEYKVFSEEMIYREYIVCLKKHQLALEYIDLLNDTYKIVGISFSLLVAAVFSLLGVRIVYVLDQLEEIIRFLFIIAGALLQLIIVCYSGQKVMDESQNIFHRAYAAEWYKFSPRLKSLLIITLYRSVVPCKLTAGNLFPLSMAVFAAVIRTAISYFTALLSIQN from the exons ATGATCTTTGAATGTCTGTATCAAATGGTCATAACGGCGGCTTTCCTTGTAAAGTTGTTAAATCAGCTTTGGAACCGCGACAAG TTTCGCCGTTTATACGAAATCATGGAAGATCATTGGAATGTATTTACGAGCGATTTGGAAGttcgaattttaaaaagttactcTCATATATCGCAGATATTTACAATGTCTTACTCGA TACTAATATACTTCATGATGTCGATGTTTATAACGATACCCTCATTAGGGCCGATACTTCTCGATATCGTACTACCTCTTAATAAATCACGTCCGCGGCACATTGCGATATATAGCGAATACGGAATAGATCAAGATAAGTATTTTGTACCGATCTTTTTGTACACTTCTGTTATGATCACGGTGGGTATGACCATTATGGTGGCCGTTGATACCATGCACATAGTGTGTACCGCGCACGCATGCAGCTTATTCCAACTTATTGG TCAACAAATCGAGAATGTGATATCGAATGTGCATAATGGCGATAAAATCAACGAAGTCGAACATTGTACGAATGTGGAGTATAAAGTGTTCAGCGAGGAAATGATATATCGGGAATACATCGTATGCTTAAAAAAACATCAACTTGCTTTGGA ATATATCGATCTATTAAACGACACGTACAAAATTGTCGGAATTAGCTTCTCATTACTAGTCGCTGCAGTTTTCAGTCTACTTGGAGTTCGA atcGTCTATGTGTTAGACCAACTAGaagaaattattagatttttgtttataatcgCGGGAGCGTTGCTGCAATTGATTATCGTGTGTTATTCCGGCCAGAAAGTAATGGACGAAAGTCAAAATATATTCCATCGAGc ATATGCAGCGGAATGGTACAAATTCTCACCAagattaaaatcattattaatcaTAACTCTCTACAGAAGTGTTGTGCCGTGCAAATTGACAGCAGGTAATCTGTTTCCTTTGTCAATGGCGGTTTTCGCCGCG GTGATACGGACGGCTATATCTTATTTCACGGCACTCTTATCGATACAAAATTGA